A stretch of DNA from Pseudopipra pipra isolate bDixPip1 chromosome 1, bDixPip1.hap1, whole genome shotgun sequence:
GTACCCTACTGTCCACCTGGAGTTCAGTAACCAAAATTATTACCCACTTCCGAAAAACAGATGTCTTTTTGAGTTACCAGGTACAACAAAGAACACACTTACCTTCGTAAAAATAGCCAGTGGCATCCCGTACTGGTCCTCTTCCAGCCCAGATACCAGTCCCTGAACAAGCACCGTCTGTCCTGTGTTTGCCTGGGGCTGCACAGTGATGGGAAGGCCTTCTGAGCTCATGCCTTTGCTCAGAAGACTTTTGGCCTGTTCTGACGGTGGATTTTCACGTTCACCTTCTTTCAAACTGGACTCCTCCAAAATGCTGGGATCTAAGGTCTCCCAGTCGCTTTCAGAGGATGCTGGAGAAGCCCGGGAAGGAACTTTCAAGCGCTGCACAGTACCATTGGAGGACTGAGCTCCATTGCAAGTCTTCTCTGACTGGGAGAAAGGCACATTTGCTTTTTGACCTTCCACTGAATTGTTTCCTGTCATCTGCCTGCCTCCCTTTCCCATTTCCAAGTTTGTATCTGAAGTATcagcagcagacacagaaaCATATTCATCCATCCGTGGTGTATTTTCCTGCAAGCCAACATCCTCCGATATACTCTTTCTTGGTCTATAATGTGAACAGTCACTAAGACCATGTTCAATCATACCTGGAAAGTGACAGCACACAGGAATATCAGCATCTCAGTAGAAATTTAAGTTActtttgtggggggaaaaaagaaaaaaaagaacaaagtgtTCTTGTGTATACAGTGGAAATTCATGTATTTTCAAACACTActttggggagggaggggtgtgttagaaaaaacaaaccccaaacctcacACTTTCTGTCCTAAAGAATCTGTCCCAATATTTTGCTTTGAGAAGACTGGTTAGAAGCTAAGAATTAGCAGAGTTAGGGGttatgtttgtttggttttttaaagaGTGCATGTagagggaagagagaagtttgtatttttggtttttaaggAACTCAACAGGAATGTGTGACTTATTCAGGGTGCCATCTATGTCATAGGCAATACAGAAAATCCAGTGGCTTCAACTAAGCTCAAGGAATAACTCATTAAGTGCAAGTAGTAAGTATTAGGTGTGTACCTAGTACATGGACATGCATACAGGTCACTCATCTTTCAGGTAACATATCAACCTAACTTTATTATCACATAAGTTGATTTCCAAATGACACAGTACAGCCAGTCTCAGTTATCACCAGAAAGCATATAAAAAGAAGTCCAAGCTTCTCTTCTTACCAGGAAAGAGTGACAGGACAGTCATCAGAGCTCCCACCAACCTATTTACAGGGGAAATATAAAACAGCACCTGGTGGCAGAAGGGAGGGGAatgggaagaagagagaatGCAAGAGAGGAAATGGGAATTAGGAAcgagagaaggagaaaaataaaattattatgcATGACAAAGATAGAACACATGCAAACTATTTAAGGCACTTTTTATGTTGTATTAGAAAGCCTGCTTACTAACAGAACCTCTTAAATAGTTCAAAGTAAATGTTCAAATATGTCTATAGTATCCTTAAATTCTATATTTGTAATATATGTCAtatatacagacacacacacacatgtaacATATTTGACAGTGATGCAgatttttctgtcagtttttaagatttttttttccaaactgatCCAGTTACTGAATGACTGACATAAAAAAGTTGTTCTTGGCACGCCACATAAGTTCTTGCTCATTTGTAGTACATTAAAATGTCTGTTATAAATCAAAGAGGCTAAACAATCTCCATTCCAGAACTCTGACAAAAACCTATGCAAAAACATGTCTTCTGAGGAGTTATGTTAAGGATATGTAGGTAAATGAAAACAGGATAAATGCTGCATGCATTTATTACATGTATATTCTTATGTAacaaaagaagatatttttttttttggaaacagaAGACATGACCAATATTAACTTTGGTAAAGCACTTAAGGCATAACATGGGAAAACAGAATCTCCTTTTTTAAATCAGGGAGACTGGGATTAGTAAATTAGTTAGGAATTCAAAAGAGGCTGTCAAAGGCTAGcaatgaaagaagaaacagaagccAGACTGAGTATTACTACTGAAATTCCTCCAAAATAGGCCTTCAGGGGGATAGaaatgggaaaaacaaaacaaaacaaaactaaaaaaaagccacaaaacaacccaaacccaaaaattcCCCACAAAAGTCAATTTGTTTAACAATGCCATTTTTACATTCTCAATCAGCACAATACTAGTAAAAAAATCATACACGAGCATTACGAGGAATCAAGAATGCAAAGGAATACAGAATGATCTAACTTGATGACTTTGCAGTCCAGTTTAATAGGTATATGACAAAATTAAAAGTGCAAGCTTGTGGACTGTGACTTAATAAGAGACTTCTGCTGTAAGCTAGGAATACACTTTAGAAGAGACTGGACAACACTctgaggcacatggtgtgactcttgcggacggtcctgtgcagggtcaggagttggactcgatgacccttatgggtcccttccaactcggcatattctgtgattctatgaataatAACTCATGTTCCACTAGTATTTGCCAGTCTACAAGCTACTGAATTGATTGAACCAAGAGAAAGACCTACACAGTCCTAACACAGACCAATTGAATTGTAATGTACCTCAGCTAGAAACAGACTTGGTACATTATCttaaacatattaaaaagaaaaattgtacGAGATAGGTGAGTTCAAATTGAAACAACCACTGAAAAAGTATGGTGAGAAGAACAAGCAGCTCATCCGTGGAAAGAGTTTTGGCTGACTCCACTGGAAATAAAGAAGTCTAACTTCTTTTAGGATGCTGCTTTATAATGTATGTATGAAAAATGCATGATATAATAGCAATGAACTACAACAGAAACCCTGTGATACTCCCACAGGTTTAGATTCTCAGACACTGTGCATTCCTAGCCATGCTTTATTTTAAGCCTATAGAAATAATTAATCCTATAAAGAAATACCTTGTTTTCAAGAAATCTCTTCCAGTctaggtttttgtttgggtaTACCACTTACTTGAGGTAAATACTTTTCTATATTTGTTCCATCAGGTCTCTCTGCCATCTTTCTGTCTGTAAGGGTGCACACTTCCTTACCCCTCCTAACCCCACTACACGGCCCACAGCATTTACATCAGCAAATTGGGTGGTCCTGGCAGCAGAAAGTCAAATGATCGCCATCTGGAATTAGTCTTCCAGCCTAATAACAGCtgagaggtgaaaaaaaatcttttggcCTGTGAAAAAAACATCAACCAAATTGCTACAGATTAAAGGAAATTGGTCTGTGCCATTTTTCAGCTCAAGGAAAATTGGCATTACTAGTGGCTTCTTGCATATTATATTTAAGGTCTTTGAACATACAGGTTCCCACAGTTATTCTGGAACCTTAGCATCTGCCAGAAAACAGGCAGTGCCAGAGAACCAAaactttctttcaaaattgCAAGTGATGTCTTCGTGTTGGAGCTTAGGGAAAAACAGAAACGAAGCAACCTGCTTTGTTTGTTCCATAAGCTTTCAAAACAATTTCATATGTTTGAGTAATATGAACATGCTTGGGAaacccttcccctcctcttttcCTGTGCATTTGTGTCTTGTGGTTTGAGCAGAAAAGTGAAGTGTATGTCCAAATGCTGAACTGACTTGGTGAGATGTTAGCATAAGATTTTTAAATAGAACAGTAGGGATACTTTATaaaattttaactgaaaaatattgttttcacttacagtttattaaaaaaataaatcactgcagACTTTCAGAGTGTATTAAGTTATTTTAGGGGAAAAATTTGCATATTGAGTGTTGATTACATACATTTCTACATGTGTACTCCTACTATGCCATAGTTATATTTTCTCAAGGATACCTTTTGCATAGCCTTTAATATAGTCATCTTCAGCATACAGCTCTTCAATGCAGAAACTGCATTTATTCTCATCAATAAATACCTAGAACTGTCAGAGTATATCTAACTTACAGAATTAAGTGACAAGTGCAAAAGCTTCAGAGAACTTGCtacttatattttaaaatataatagcATATTTACTGCCTCACAAAAGATACCTAGGCCTAGGATAtagacttaaaaaaaccccacaactgtTTTGGTATCTTATAGATTAAATCCTACTGACTTTCCAGTTGCAGCTAACAGGAAATTCTATGCTTCTTCCCAGCACTCTGACGTAGCTGGGTTTTAACACAGCAGGTTCACTGAAGAAAAAGTCACATttgggaaactgaaaaaaagctttaaacaaaatttttaaaccaaaacaaaacaaaatccctaCATAAATGTGTCTCTGGCAGCTGACATACAGTAATTTCAGTCAAAGTTCTTGTTCTAGGCCATTAATATgtacacagaagaaaacaaatgtctCTATTTCACATTTTGCATATTATACTTAGATCATTAAGACAGCATTGCTTCTGAAGCAGTAAGATAGCCCAAGGCAAACACTGGGCCTAGAATTCAGCAGTTTTTACCAATTTATAATCAGAGTTCAGCCTGACCTAACAGATAGGGCTCTCTACGTTGTCTCCTGAGGGACACTTTTAGCACCTGTTTCGTTTAGTATGTCTATTTAAAGCCTGAACCAGAAGTTCCACTTACTGAATGCCTGTAAAGCTGCACGTGCTCTTTTAGGTACCCACATTTCCTATCAGTTTTTTCATGCAGGTACTTCTTTGCATGATGTGTATCCTTTCCTATCTTTTACAGCATGTTAAGTGTCTCTGCTCACATTTCATCACATTTTACTTAGTCTGGCTGGGACAGCTATTAACAAGGCAGAATGTGGACAGCACAGAAGTGAAAGCAAATTTATACGTCAACACCCAGAAGTTACTTTTAGCCTAATAACCCACCTTATATATTGATGCAAAGTTGTTGGTATTACTTCAGATACTTCTATTTTAtatgtgaaaaaaatttaactACTGCATTTGTACTTCAATTACCTGCCTCAGCCCACAAAACATTACCTTTTTCTCTAGAAGAATCAGTTTAAAAAGGATCAAGacctgaaaaaaacacagaaagaaaaaacatgatGAGTGAACCAGTGCCATTTATCAAAACTACTATGCAAGCATAATCTCTTATTCAAGGTTTCATTTTAATCACTGCATAACTGTCCAATGATCAAATACATCTGACCAGTGAAAACAAGTGTTCCAGCACCCTTTCTCCATCTGAGCACACAATCAAAAATAGCATGAGATGCACAATAAAAGTGCCCTCCACAAACAAGAACTTTGTAATTTGAATCATACATAGTTTACCAGAAAGAACATGTTGTGCAAttccagaattttaaaaaacagtaaacTGCATAAATGTAAAAGAGTTCCTccacagaaatactgaaaagaatCCACCAAAATACCAAGAATAGCATTCACCTCACCTAATTTTAGTTATCTACAGATGAGGTATCTAGATCAGAAGTGGCTGTACAGACTCTCTACACTCAAGGAAGAACACAGATGCTTCTGGAGCATGACTGGCAGACAAGGTAAACAAAACTGAGTTCTACCTGAAAAATCTACTGAGCAGGTGTAAGTACACCATGAAATCCAGATTCTCAAACTTGTTTCCTTGATGCATCTCAGTTAATAAAAGATTCTAAATGCTATTTGTACCTTAGCTATATTACACACAATGAATTTCAGTGGtcaacaggaaaaagaaacgCAAGTCCCCTCAGGTTCTATGATGGCAGAagctaaaaaaattacaagataTGAGGAAAAATGCTCCAGGTTGTGTCTGCACAGACTTCAGCAATATTCTTCATCAAAGGAGAAATAGAAACAAGACCACAAATAACCACTCGCACTTTGGGACAGGACtgaaaaatatcacaaaacCCTAGAAATCTCCAGAAATCTCTCAGACTGACAAAACTCAGTCTGGAACTTAGTTTCACTGAAGTAATGCAGGTGGAAGGTGAACAAAAATCAGGAGGCTGTAACCGGAAGTACTTAGGAAACAGTTTTCTTACTCCTACCTCAGGTATGTCTagacatatttatttttccttccctcacaAAGCATTTTACTCACTAAAATAGGGTGTCGTCCTTTATGTATCTAGCAGAGAATGCCTACCTTGTGTCTGAAGTGGAGAACAAGATCCCGAGGAGACAGACCTGAGATACCAAAAAGGGAGCAATTATTACAATTTAAAAGCCAATAGAGATACTAACTTACTTCTTGTCACCATTTTCAGCAGGAGGGAGAGACCCTTTAGGGATTCTATGTGAACCTGGTTATTTCAATAGCACAACTCATACAAAATGCTTTCAATCTTTTGAGCAGGAGCAAGAGTTAAATTGATGATGGAGACAGTAAAACTGTGAATGGTTATGCTCTGAGATAACTCCTGTTGGTTGTCACACAGCAGTAGGGAAACACTGAAGTAAATACTACACTGTGCATTCAGAAAACACAGGGAAGAGTCAGAATCGGGGGTAGATATCCCAAAAAACAGGTAGATGAAAGCTTGAGCACTCTACACCATCAAACAGTTTAACCTAAAAATTAACAAGGTACTGTTTCCCAAAAGCAGACAAGCAGTTACTAGTCAGACTGTTAGGTCAAGAAGTAACATGGCTTTCAACATACAAATACCTCCTATTATGAAAGCAACACtacattttacatttatttaaatccATTAATAAAGAAATGCAGGCACACAGACCTCCAGTGCTTAATCTGTTAATACACATAAACAAATTAGCTCAGGAAAGGCATGTGTTGTTTAGAGTAACATTATCTCTGCTGCTTGTACAAAACAAGTCACTTACCAAGATAAACTTGTGACCCTTCTAGCAAAGTACTGCCCAAGGAACTATTCATGTGATCATAAAGTTCCTGTGAAAGTTacaacaaagacaaaaaaacccccagaagcTGTTAATGGCACATGGTCACACAAAAcccagaataaataaaattcactTACTCAAGGATTTCAATGGCTCATTCcagaaagaaagtaaaacttTACTAATGGAGTCAGTGGACATACAGGTTGACAATCATGCTCGTTCTTGCATTTCATTACTAATCAGAAAGCTGACCCTCTGTCAGATTAGGGTAGTACATTTAGTTCATGTCAAGGTACtacaaaagctgaaaaactgaatGACAGAAGCAAAAGCAATATTTGAGCACTAATTAAAAACACTGAGGTTTTAGCCATACACTGAAAGCTTTGTTCTGCGTGGCCATTACTGCAAAGTTACCTTTAGAATTGAAATTTGCGAGAAGTCTTTCTCTTCAAAATACGCGTGTGTAATGAGCTGCAGCTTTGCCTGAAGTAACCCATACAACGgcttggaagaaaaacaaacacaaaagcaagTGAATAAAACTATGTACTCATTCGTTTTGAACTTTAATCTTCTCCCATGCTTACCTTGCAATACTGACACATTATTACACAGAGTTCATGGATGGGCAGTCCTCAGTGACTAACTCTCAGCATCTTTATCCTGTGCTCATCTTAAATGATGATAATTCCACGTTCCTTCCATTTGCATGTACCATACCATCACTGAACACCTTTCTGACAAAGTACTTTCCTGCTTTAACACTGCTCATACAGCTCCAGTAATAGTTCTTTCTTCAGCTTTAAGCACAAAAAGAATTTCTGTTCCCTGCCTGGTGATCAAGCAGCTTCTGCTGAATATGTAGAAGTAAAAGATGCTTCTTCAAAACATCTTTTACTGCATGTGTCACCATCTTAAAACCTCTTTCACAGTTGTCAACAGCCACTACCTCCAGTTATTACGCtagatgatctctgaggtccctttcaaccctaGCCTCTATGTGATTATACTGGCCAAACCCCTCAGTCCTACCACATGATAACAGCACTCAAGAAGAATCAATAGATATCCTCATCCCTGACAACAGGCAGGCAGACACTTCTCCAATTACTCTTACAAGAAGAAACAATTCAAGGCAGCTCATTCAAATGCCACAGCCTTTTGATTCAATTTTACTTCAGTATTTTGTTACCCTCCACAATGACTAAGAGATATTTGGAGCCAAGTGTTTCAAATAAGAATATGGAAGAACAGTAACTGTTAATGTTACCTGAAAGTGTCTCGGGAGTTAAACAAACATTCTTACCAGCTGACTGAGGACGCAGACACTTTTCTGTACTGTTTCCCGGGTGATGTCTGCTTGCCGTACTTTTAATGCCTAAGAAATACAagtattacagtatttttaccAACACATTATTTCAAAAAGAATGTTTTCACAAGTCGAGTTGTCACATACTACCCCCCTATTTAAACAAAATCCTAAAACTGGCTACCTTTAATGGTGGGATA
This window harbors:
- the AVL9 gene encoding late secretory pathway protein AVL9 homolog isoform X2, producing the protein MSEVEFSYPPLKPGEGHDSHSLPEEWKYLPFLALPDGAHNYQEDTVFFHLPPRCGDRTTVYGVSCYRQIEAKALKVRQADITRETVQKSVCVLSQLPLYGLLQAKLQLITHAYFEEKDFSQISILKELYDHMNSSLGSTLLEGSQVYLGLSPRDLVLHFRHKVLILFKLILLEKKVLFYISPVNRLVGALMTVLSLFPGMIEHGLSDCSHYRPRKSISEDVGLQENTPRMDEYVSVSAADTSDTNLEMGKGGRQMTGNNSVEGQKANVPFSQSEKTCNGAQSSNGTVQRLKVPSRASPASSESDWETLDPSILEESSLKEGERENPPSEQAKSLLSKGMSSEGLPITVQPQANTGQTVLVQGLVSGLEEDQYGMPLAIFTKGYLCLPYMALQQHHLLSDVTVRGFVAGATNILFRQQKHLSDAIVEIEDAHVQIHDPELRKILNPTTADLRFSDYLVKHVTENRDDVFLDGTGWEGGDEWIRAQFSAYLHALLAAVLQPDNEKTLSDFGTTFVAAWKNTHNYRVWNSNKHPALAEVNSSHPFQGQYSVSDVKLRLSHSVQNSERGKKIGNVMVSTSRNVVQTGRAVGQSVGGAFTSAKSAMSSWFSTFTQSPQSLGD